From the Spiroplasma alleghenense genome, one window contains:
- a CDS encoding M24 family metallopeptidase, whose product MDKKEIVRNLMEENKVDALLLYSPQNRYWFSRFNSSLGYILITKTKTYLFVDGRYLTAAQQKKDLQNIDEIIGFGPVFDLVNQKLLENKISKLGFESDWVFVKDSEIMTKRIKAQMVSINTENLRIIKDEWEVEQIKKACDITNQVFEDVLANVKPKMTEKELSRFVSDSFLKFGAEKLSFDTIVASGVNGSMPHAVPSDKKIELGELVTLDMGCFYNGYASDQTRTFAMGEKIDPKLQEIFKVVYDAQQAGIDAVKAGVEAKKIHEICFDFIESKGYGQYFTHGTGHGLGIEIHEEPYQSIAGNKVLMPGHVITVEPGIYIPGIGGVRIEDDLLVTATGYQKLTTAKRELVFVK is encoded by the coding sequence TTAGATAAAAAAGAAATTGTTCGTAATTTAATGGAAGAAAATAAAGTGGATGCTTTATTGTTGTATTCTCCACAAAATCGCTACTGATTTAGTCGCTTTAACTCATCACTTGGTTATATTCTTATTACAAAAACAAAGACATATTTATTTGTTGATGGAAGATATTTAACTGCAGCGCAACAAAAAAAAGATTTACAAAATATTGATGAAATAATTGGTTTTGGACCAGTTTTTGATTTGGTAAATCAAAAACTTTTAGAGAATAAAATTAGCAAATTAGGTTTTGAAAGTGATTGAGTCTTTGTTAAAGATAGTGAAATCATGACCAAAAGAATTAAAGCTCAAATGGTTTCGATTAATACAGAAAATTTAAGAATAATTAAAGATGAATGAGAGGTTGAACAAATTAAAAAGGCTTGTGATATTACTAACCAAGTTTTTGAAGATGTTTTAGCTAATGTTAAACCAAAAATGACAGAAAAAGAATTATCTCGATTTGTTTCGGATTCATTTTTAAAGTTTGGAGCTGAAAAATTAAGTTTTGACACAATTGTAGCATCAGGTGTTAACGGTTCAATGCCTCATGCAGTACCTTCGGATAAAAAAATCGAATTAGGAGAATTGGTAACTCTTGACATGGGTTGTTTCTACAACGGATATGCTTCAGATCAAACTAGAACTTTTGCTATGGGAGAAAAAATAGATCCCAAATTGCAAGAAATTTTTAAAGTAGTTTATGATGCTCAACAAGCAGGAATTGATGCAGTTAAAGCAGGAGTGGAAGCTAAAAAAATTCATGAGATTTGTTTTGACTTTATAGAATCAAAAGGTTATGGACAGTATTTCACTCATGGTACTGGTCATGGACTTGGAATTGAAATTCATGAAGAACCTTATCAATCAATTGCAGGAAATAAAGTTTTAATGCCAGGTCATGTAATTACCGTTGAACCTGGAATTTATATTCCTGGAATCGGGGGAGTTAGAATTGAGGATGACTTATTAGTTACCGCAACTGGCTACCAAAAATTAACAACTGCTAAAAGAGAATTAGTATTCGTTAAATAA
- the rpmG gene encoding 50S ribosomal protein L33 has product MREGVILRCSSCKEENYIAKNDKKKEKIEVKKHCFKCNSHQIHKQKK; this is encoded by the coding sequence ATGCGTGAAGGTGTAATTCTACGTTGTTCAAGCTGTAAAGAAGAAAACTATATAGCTAAAAACGACAAAAAAAAGGAAAAAATTGAAGTTAAAAAACATTGTTTTAAATGTAATAGCCATCAAATACATAAGCAAAAAAAATAG
- the uppS gene encoding polyprenyl diphosphate synthase, which produces MKKPLEHLAIILDGNGRWAKKFNQPRTYGHQKGMEKIQDFCLFAQEENIKFLTVFAFSTENWNRPKDEVDFLMKVPSQIFGENKINFFMDNDIKVGWIGRQDKIPKETFEAIIEAKNKTRNNQGLHLTIAFDYGSWEEINTCFKNIISSNPKISENLELVTTDLIKANLYTNNLPDVDLVIRTGGETRLSNFMMLQCSYAEIYFNSKMWPDFSQKDLKKAISYYNKTNRRFGGLENEEQ; this is translated from the coding sequence ATGAAAAAACCGTTGGAACATTTAGCGATTATCCTAGACGGTAATGGTCGCTGAGCAAAGAAATTTAATCAACCAAGAACTTATGGTCATCAAAAAGGAATGGAAAAAATTCAAGACTTTTGTCTTTTTGCTCAAGAAGAAAATATTAAGTTTTTAACTGTTTTTGCTTTTTCAACAGAAAATTGAAATCGTCCCAAAGATGAAGTTGATTTTTTAATGAAGGTCCCCAGCCAGATATTTGGGGAAAATAAAATCAATTTTTTTATGGACAATGATATAAAGGTTGGTTGAATCGGTCGCCAAGATAAAATTCCCAAAGAAACATTTGAAGCAATTATTGAAGCTAAAAATAAAACCAGAAACAATCAAGGACTGCATTTAACAATAGCCTTTGATTATGGTTCTTGAGAAGAAATCAATACATGCTTTAAAAATATCATCAGTAGCAATCCGAAAATAAGTGAAAATCTTGAACTAGTTACCACAGATTTAATAAAAGCCAACTTATATACTAACAATTTACCTGATGTTGATTTAGTTATTAGAACTGGTGGAGAAACTCGTTTAAGTAATTTTATGATGTTACAATGCAGTTATGCGGAAATTTACTTTAATAGTAAAATGTGACCCGATTTTTCTCAAAAAGATTTAAAAAAAGCAATTTCATATTATAATAAAACAAATAGAAGATTTGGAGGACTTGAAAATGAAGAACAATAA
- a CDS encoding phosphatidate cytidylyltransferase — MKNNKIKAEESAAKEKTKKSPEFKSAKKEISNLEVRALSTIVLLTLLLIYVISGAIYTSLINSWSGAPYFVIISLLGSIFLISISIWEMNRALGIKDWWMHLITVVIALLLFATPVRSEEFLLTISQSSLKFMTDLHFDWLKFWIFWVLGFVFLMVYLSYGFWKKNTSLVKMLLAFAMSLVIVLAYKGFTVLCLSVIETGLGQYKAFYSFNTVIWIWMIIILTDTFAYLGGMKFGKTKLAPSISPKKTWEGATIGFVVAFIIGALYALMFYFVEPIRDFAPLTITMQQNGSTVYIVFSYIGLSAVFSIIGQFGDLLFSWIKRKVDVKDYSRIIPGHGGVLDRLDSFTFAFFVVFFITIYIR, encoded by the coding sequence ATGAAGAACAATAAAATCAAAGCGGAAGAATCTGCTGCGAAAGAAAAAACAAAAAAAAGTCCAGAATTCAAGTCAGCAAAAAAAGAGATTTCTAATCTCGAAGTTAGAGCACTATCAACAATTGTATTATTGACTCTATTATTGATTTATGTTATTTCAGGAGCAATCTATACATCATTAATTAATTCTTGATCAGGAGCTCCTTACTTTGTCATAATTTCTTTACTAGGAAGTATTTTTTTAATTTCAATAAGTATATGAGAAATGAACCGCGCTTTAGGTATTAAGGATTGATGAATGCATTTAATAACAGTTGTAATTGCGTTATTATTATTTGCTACACCAGTTCGTTCTGAGGAATTTTTATTGACAATTAGCCAGTCATCTTTAAAATTTATGACAGACTTACATTTTGATTGATTAAAATTTTGAATTTTTTGAGTTCTTGGTTTTGTTTTCTTAATGGTTTATTTATCATATGGTTTTTGAAAGAAAAATACCAGTTTAGTTAAAATGCTACTAGCTTTTGCTATGAGTCTAGTAATAGTTCTTGCCTATAAAGGATTCACAGTCTTGTGTTTATCGGTTATCGAAACTGGACTTGGGCAATATAAAGCTTTCTATAGTTTTAATACTGTAATTTGAATTTGAATGATAATTATTTTAACAGATACTTTTGCTTATCTAGGTGGAATGAAATTTGGAAAAACAAAACTTGCTCCTTCTATTAGTCCTAAGAAAACTTGAGAGGGTGCCACAATTGGATTTGTTGTAGCTTTCATTATTGGGGCATTATATGCACTAATGTTTTATTTCGTAGAACCAATTAGAGACTTTGCGCCGCTAACAATTACAATGCAACAAAATGGCAGCACAGTTTATATTGTTTTTTCATATATTGGTCTATCGGCAGTTTTTTCAATAATCGGCCAATTTGGAGATTTACTTTTCTCATGAATAAAAAGAAAAGTTGATGTAAAGGATTACTCAAGAATAATTCCAGGTCATGGTGGAGTGTTAGATCGTCTAGATTCTTTCACATTTGCTTTTTTTGTAGTATTTTTTATTACTATTTATATTCGTTAG